The Chaetodon trifascialis isolate fChaTrf1 chromosome 17, fChaTrf1.hap1, whole genome shotgun sequence genome has a segment encoding these proteins:
- the cited4a gene encoding cbp/p300-interacting transactivator 4a, with protein sequence MHIISELTQKTNSSDCRDAAEFESAAGLHVAGASAGETSPALIQLLPTDSTLIHRGDRAAMAEHMMMPMTHGFRMGMNGPPQHNGQPGLRSLPNGQVMHYGRNPQNNMEAAMRQRSGMVGPGGMAGPVNGAPMANHHHQMMSGNMMYNGQGPQQQQQHHHMHPQQQQQQQGGHPQQYLPGNLTSQQLMASMHLQKLNTQYHGHPLGSATGHHLQSSAQYRVGPAQLSGMQHIGAPLGLNGMDMDLIDEEVLTSLVLEFGLDRVQELPELFLGQNEFDFISDFVCKQQPSTVSC encoded by the exons ATGCATATAATCTCTGAGTTGACCCAGAAAACAAACTCCTCTGACTGCCGAGACGCCGCAGAGTTTGAATCCGCCGCAGGGCTGCATGTAGCCGGAGCATCAGCTGGAGAAACAAGCCCGGCACTGATCCAACTTCTCCCTACGGATTCTACATTAATACATCGG GGTGACAGAGCAGCCATGGCTGAACACATGATGATGCCCATGACCCACGGCTTCAGGATGGGCATGAACGGACCTCCGCAGCACAACGGCCAGCCCGGCCTGCGCAGTCTGCCCAACGGCCAGGTGATGCACTATGGCAGGAATCCTCAGAACAACATGGAGGCTGCCATGAGACAGCGGTCAGGCATGGTGGGACCCGGAGGGATGGCCGGCCCCGTGAACGGAGCTCCCATggccaaccaccaccaccagatGATGTCTGGGAACATGATGTACAATGGCCAGGgtccgcagcagcagcagcagcaccaccacatgcacccccagcagcagcagcagcagcagggtggaCACCCGCAGCAGTACCTCCCTGGTAACCTCACCTCTCAGCAGCTCATGGCCAGCATGCACCTGCAAAAACTCAACACTCAGTACCATGGACACCCGCTGGGCTCAGCCACTGGCCACCACCTGCAAAGCAGCGCTCAGTACCGGGTGGGTCCTGCCCAGCTATCAGGCATGCAGCACATTGGTGCTCCTTTGGGGCTAAACGGCATGGACATGGATCTGATTGACGAGGAGGTTCTGACTTCACTGGTGCTGGAGTTTGGGTTGGATCGTGTTCAGGAGCTGCCCGAACTCTTCCTGGGACAGAATGAGTTTGATTTCATATCGGACTTTGTGTGTAAACAGCAGCCGAGCACCGTGAGCTGTTGA